In Cyanobacteria bacterium FACHB-DQ100, one genomic interval encodes:
- a CDS encoding carbohydrate-binding protein, with product MCAATYRERADAGMATLQTFYNTATGLWNTTGWWNSANVLETTIDYLTFTDSLTYRTNIFNTFEKNKRNNFLNEFYDDEGWWALTWIKAFDLTGETRYLDMSRIIFNDMAKGWDNTCGGGIWWNKEHKYKNAIANELFLAIAARLFLRTRDQRYLDWANRTWNWFRRTGMINQNNLINDGLNAQCKNNGQPTWTYNQGVILGALIDLSKCTNDRSLLTVAQSIADAATKALAPNGVLREPCEPNCGLDGPQFKGIFIRNLSDLYRSVNKISYRDFILRNADSIWEECRNSKNQFGLCWAQQFDQADAARQSAAVDALNASIVASRTPLILQAETSVLHNLTIEAVHSGYEGAGYIAGWNRDGQWVDFNFTLPNAGRFDLVLRYAAAAGNAIRFIFVNGRALVNAHVFPGTGNWTTWNTATIPNVALKTGNNTVSIIFNQSKGSRNWLNLDQLIIR from the coding sequence ATGTGTGCTGCAACTTACCGGGAACGAGCCGATGCAGGAATGGCAACGCTGCAAACGTTTTATAATACGGCAACTGGATTGTGGAATACGACAGGCTGGTGGAATAGTGCCAATGTTTTAGAAACCACGATCGATTACTTGACCTTCACCGATTCGCTCACGTACCGAACCAATATTTTCAATACGTTTGAGAAAAATAAACGTAACAATTTCTTAAACGAATTTTACGACGATGAGGGATGGTGGGCGTTGACCTGGATTAAAGCCTTTGATCTCACCGGCGAAACCCGGTATTTGGACATGTCGAGGATTATTTTTAACGACATGGCGAAAGGGTGGGATAACACTTGTGGAGGTGGAATCTGGTGGAACAAAGAACATAAGTATAAAAACGCGATCGCGAATGAGTTATTTCTGGCGATCGCAGCGCGATTGTTTCTCAGAACGCGGGATCAGCGCTATCTCGACTGGGCAAATCGCACCTGGAACTGGTTCCGCAGAACCGGAATGATCAATCAAAACAATTTGATCAATGACGGGCTGAATGCTCAGTGTAAAAACAATGGTCAGCCCACCTGGACATACAATCAAGGCGTAATTTTGGGAGCGCTGATTGATCTCTCGAAATGCACCAACGATCGATCCCTATTAACGGTCGCACAATCGATCGCAGATGCCGCAACAAAAGCACTCGCCCCCAACGGCGTGTTGCGCGAACCGTGTGAACCCAACTGCGGATTGGATGGGCCGCAATTCAAGGGAATTTTTATCCGTAACCTATCGGATCTCTATCGCAGCGTAAATAAAATCTCGTACCGTGATTTCATTCTCCGCAACGCCGATTCGATCTGGGAAGAATGCCGCAATTCTAAGAATCAGTTTGGGTTATGTTGGGCGCAGCAGTTTGATCAAGCCGATGCTGCCCGCCAAAGTGCTGCGGTAGACGCGCTCAATGCCTCGATCGTCGCCAGTCGAACGCCACTCATCCTGCAAGCCGAAACTTCAGTTCTGCATAACTTAACGATCGAAGCCGTTCACTCAGGTTATGAAGGTGCAGGCTACATTGCAGGCTGGAACCGGGACGGGCAGTGGGTGGACTTTAATTTCACCTTGCCAAACGCCGGACGATTTGATTTAGTTCTGCGCTATGCGGCAGCCGCAGGAAATGCGATTCGATTCATTTTTGTCAATGGTCGGGCACTTGTGAATGCTCATGTGTTTCCTGGAACCGGAAATTGGACAACCTGGAACACGGCAACGATTCCAAATGTTGCACTAAAAACTGGAAACAATACAGTTTCTATCATTTTTAATCAATCGAAGGGAAGTCGAAACTGGCTGAATCTCGATCAGCTTATCATTCGTTAA
- a CDS encoding ATP-sensitive inward rectifier potassium channel 10, producing the protein MNAWYSYWRDPYHLVLTVPWQGFISIISATYIGINVVFALLYLLGGDCIANATPGSFWDHFFFSVQTFASIGYGAMYPKTFYALSVMTLEAIAGLFAIAILTGLSFARFSRPTARVAFSQVATIAPHDGIPMLCFRAANQRRNQILEAQMRVYLLRDEVTLEGNYIRRIHDLALVRSQTPTFALTWLVMHPIDENSPLYGMTPESLVKTHCMIQVMLSGLDETVSQVLNDRHIYVPQEILWNHRFIDLVHRTPEGHRFIDYKTFHDTEPITPTQV; encoded by the coding sequence ATGAACGCTTGGTATTCTTACTGGCGTGATCCTTACCACCTAGTTCTCACAGTTCCTTGGCAGGGATTTATCAGCATCATCTCTGCCACTTACATTGGCATTAACGTCGTATTTGCGTTGCTGTACTTACTTGGTGGAGATTGTATTGCCAATGCTACACCGGGATCGTTTTGGGATCATTTCTTTTTTAGTGTTCAAACCTTTGCGTCGATCGGGTACGGGGCAATGTACCCGAAAACGTTTTACGCGCTTTCGGTGATGACGCTCGAAGCGATCGCGGGACTATTCGCGATCGCGATTCTTACAGGACTGTCATTTGCCAGGTTTTCTCGTCCGACTGCCCGCGTTGCCTTTAGTCAGGTCGCCACGATCGCACCGCATGACGGCATTCCAATGCTCTGCTTTCGTGCCGCCAATCAGCGCCGCAACCAGATCTTAGAAGCACAAATGCGCGTTTATTTGCTGCGAGACGAAGTGACCCTAGAAGGAAACTACATTCGCCGCATTCACGATCTCGCGCTGGTTCGCAGCCAGACTCCAACCTTCGCGCTCACTTGGCTCGTCATGCACCCGATCGACGAAAATAGCCCGCTCTACGGCATGACTCCGGAGTCGCTCGTTAAAACACACTGCATGATTCAAGTGATGCTAAGTGGTCTCGATGAAACGGTGTCACAAGTGCTCAACGATCGGCACATCTACGTGCCACAGGAAATTCTGTGGAATCATCGCTTCATCGATTTGGTACATCGAACACCAGAAGGACACCGCTTTATTGATTACAAAACTTTTCACGACACAGAGCCGATCACTCCGACTCAGGTCTAG
- a CDS encoding ABC transporter ATP-binding protein: MTSAKAHPLQRLFNYDRIYRSEAIRASVYSILNKVFDLAPPYLIGIAVDIVVSRDRSWIAALGITDLIGQLTFISFLTLLIWGLESLFEYLYDRKWRNLAQTMQHDLRLDAYQHLQELELGFFETETTGNLLAILNDDINQLERFLDSGVNQLLQFFTTVLLVGGTFIAFAPSVSWLAMLPIPFILWGSIVFQKRLAPRYADVRQKSGLISARLANNLSGIATIKSFTAEDYELDRVGSESNAYRNSNRKAIELSAAFVPLIRFVILIGFTATLFLGGLKAANGELSVGTYGFMVFIIQRLLWPFTTLGQTLDQYQRAMASINRVMNLLDTPIAIPTGDRPFPTHQVKGNVEIQNITFAYADRTAALKDLSLHIPAGQTIGIVGATGSGKSTLVKLLLRFYEIQQGQILIDGVDIRELQLRDLRRCIGWVSQEVFLFHGTVAENIAYGSFDANCAEIVQAAKLAEAHEFIEQLPQGYDTIVGERGQKLSGGQRQRLAIARAILKDPPILILDEATSAVDNETEAAIQRSLETITQHRTTIAIAHRLSTIRQAHCIYVMEHGRIVEQGTHEALLELNGLYASLWRVQSGIRGN; encoded by the coding sequence ATGACATCTGCCAAGGCTCACCCACTGCAACGGCTGTTTAACTACGATCGCATTTACCGTTCCGAAGCGATTCGAGCCAGCGTTTATTCGATTCTTAACAAAGTGTTTGATCTGGCTCCGCCTTACCTAATTGGGATTGCGGTCGATATTGTGGTGAGCCGCGATCGCTCTTGGATTGCTGCACTTGGAATTACCGATCTCATTGGTCAGCTTACGTTTATCTCATTCCTAACACTGTTGATTTGGGGATTAGAATCGCTGTTTGAATACTTGTACGATCGCAAATGGCGAAATCTTGCCCAAACCATGCAGCATGATTTGCGATTGGATGCTTACCAGCATTTACAAGAATTAGAGCTTGGCTTTTTTGAAACCGAAACTACAGGTAATCTTCTTGCGATTCTCAATGATGATATCAATCAGCTTGAAAGATTTCTTGATAGTGGTGTAAATCAGCTTTTGCAGTTTTTCACGACTGTATTGTTAGTGGGTGGAACTTTTATTGCATTTGCGCCTTCAGTATCGTGGCTTGCAATGTTGCCGATTCCATTCATTTTATGGGGATCGATCGTATTTCAGAAACGATTAGCACCCCGATATGCAGATGTGAGACAGAAATCGGGATTGATTAGCGCGAGATTGGCGAATAACTTATCGGGAATTGCGACGATTAAGAGCTTTACGGCTGAAGATTACGAACTCGATCGCGTTGGCTCTGAAAGTAACGCTTACCGGAATAGCAATCGAAAAGCGATCGAGCTTTCTGCCGCATTCGTTCCTTTGATTCGATTTGTGATTCTGATCGGATTTACGGCAACCCTGTTTTTGGGTGGACTTAAAGCCGCAAATGGTGAGCTTTCGGTCGGGACTTACGGCTTTATGGTGTTTATCATTCAGCGATTGCTGTGGCCCTTCACAACTTTGGGACAAACGTTGGATCAGTACCAACGTGCAATGGCATCAATCAATCGTGTGATGAATTTGTTAGATACACCGATCGCAATTCCCACAGGCGATCGACCGTTCCCAACCCATCAAGTGAAAGGCAATGTGGAAATTCAGAACATTACTTTTGCATATGCGGATCGCACGGCTGCCCTGAAAGATCTTTCGTTGCATATTCCTGCCGGACAAACGATCGGAATCGTCGGTGCAACAGGCTCAGGCAAAAGTACGCTAGTAAAATTGCTGCTGAGATTTTACGAAATTCAGCAAGGACAAATTCTAATCGATGGCGTTGATATTCGAGAATTACAGCTACGGGATCTGCGGCGCTGCATCGGTTGGGTGAGTCAAGAAGTTTTTCTGTTTCACGGAACTGTTGCAGAAAACATTGCTTACGGCAGTTTTGATGCCAATTGTGCAGAGATTGTTCAAGCCGCCAAACTTGCAGAAGCACACGAATTCATTGAGCAATTACCGCAGGGCTATGACACGATCGTCGGAGAACGCGGTCAGAAACTCTCTGGCGGACAACGACAACGACTGGCGATCGCTCGTGCCATTCTCAAAGATCCACCCATCTTGATCCTCGATGAAGCCACGTCTGCGGTCGATAACGAAACTGAAGCCGCAATTCAGCGATCGCTCGAAACCATCACCCAACATCGCACCACAATCGCGATCGCGCACCGTCTTTCCACCATTCGACAAGCACACTGCATTTATGTGATGGAACACGGGCGCATCGTCGAGCAAGGCACTCACGAAGCTCTGCTTGAACTGAATGGACTGTATGCCAGCCTATGGCGGGTTCAATCGGGAATTCGCGGCAATTGA
- a CDS encoding cofactor assembly of complex C subunit B — MAKPDPNRILRLLPIVVGALGGSLLFTNRILTPALTDSQARSDALGVILSAILILTGLIWQQIQPRTPDSVELIGEEGFELDAELPDAVKTELAWASHILLTNTVTRSLIVFYRGKVLLRRGILSPNKEVKPGAILQRVLDKQKPIYLVALNVYPGKIEFSYLPENTQGVICQPIGKEGVLILGANAPRSYTRQDEKWVSAIAEKLDNTLSQPIHS, encoded by the coding sequence ATGGCAAAGCCTGATCCGAATCGAATTTTACGCCTTTTACCGATCGTTGTTGGCGCTCTCGGTGGAAGTTTGTTGTTCACCAATCGTATTCTTACCCCTGCGCTCACCGATTCTCAAGCGCGATCGGATGCGCTGGGCGTAATTTTGAGTGCGATTCTGATTCTGACGGGCTTAATCTGGCAGCAAATTCAACCTCGCACTCCGGACAGTGTGGAACTTATTGGAGAGGAAGGCTTTGAACTCGATGCAGAATTACCGGATGCGGTGAAAACTGAGCTAGCTTGGGCTTCTCATATTTTGCTGACGAATACGGTGACGCGATCGCTCATTGTCTTCTATCGCGGTAAAGTTCTTTTACGTCGCGGCATTCTCAGCCCCAACAAAGAAGTAAAACCAGGTGCAATTTTACAGCGCGTTTTGGACAAGCAAAAACCAATTTATCTCGTCGCGCTGAATGTTTATCCAGGAAAAATTGAATTCAGCTATCTGCCCGAAAATACTCAAGGTGTGATTTGTCAGCCGATCGGTAAAGAAGGCGTTTTGATTTTGGGGGCAAATGCGCCACGGAGCTACACGCGGCAAGATGAGAAATGGGTGAGTGCGATCGCGGAAAAACTCGACAATACACTTAGCCAACCAATACACAGTTAA
- a CDS encoding D-alanyl-D-alanine carboxypeptidase codes for MVSGWLKLAGLPASFDPSEIFAQTTIQSPFWQASDRTAEKVVNDYLKLLSSKGLKPTEQGIWLQSGSHLLLSNQGTTPVPAASITKVATSLAALQTWSADHQFETLISSTGAIENGTLQGDLIVQGGGDPLFLWEDAIALGNALRQLGITRISGNLIVTGSFMMSFRDDAVKSGELLKKAFNAKTWDEDIRDEFGEMPKEMIRPMIEIKGKVQTGSAPPKQILLMKYRSLPLVHLIKYLNVHSQNEMSQLLANNLGGVNAVIQKASTAANISPDEVRLINGSGLGMENQVSPHAACAMFAAIDRIMHPLNLSIADFFPASSIDREGTLEDRSMPARSVVKTGTLNQVSALAGVLPTRDRGLVCFAIINRGTDILELRHQQDVLLQALQKEWGADVDASVVQPSEWLKQTRFTPEQRLEIIANRG; via the coding sequence TTGGTTTCAGGGTGGTTAAAGCTTGCAGGGTTGCCTGCTTCGTTTGACCCAAGTGAAATATTCGCTCAAACAACGATCCAATCTCCATTTTGGCAAGCTAGCGATCGAACCGCAGAGAAAGTCGTCAATGACTATCTGAAACTTCTCAGCAGTAAAGGGTTAAAACCAACTGAACAAGGAATTTGGCTACAGTCGGGATCTCATTTACTATTGAGCAATCAGGGGACAACTCCGGTTCCTGCGGCATCGATTACCAAAGTTGCAACATCCTTAGCAGCCTTGCAAACTTGGTCAGCAGATCACCAGTTTGAAACATTGATTAGCTCAACAGGTGCGATCGAAAACGGTACACTTCAAGGCGATCTCATCGTTCAGGGTGGCGGCGATCCATTGTTCTTGTGGGAAGATGCGATCGCGCTTGGAAATGCTCTGCGTCAGTTGGGTATCACTCGCATTTCAGGCAATTTGATTGTTACCGGAAGCTTTATGATGAGCTTTCGCGACGATGCTGTTAAGTCCGGTGAACTGTTGAAAAAAGCATTCAATGCTAAAACTTGGGATGAGGACATTCGCGATGAGTTCGGAGAAATGCCGAAAGAAATGATCCGCCCAATGATCGAAATAAAAGGGAAGGTGCAGACTGGATCAGCCCCTCCAAAACAGATTTTATTGATGAAGTATCGATCGCTTCCGTTGGTTCATCTAATCAAATACCTCAATGTTCACAGCCAGAATGAGATGTCGCAACTGCTAGCAAACAATCTAGGGGGTGTGAACGCTGTGATTCAGAAAGCCTCAACTGCCGCGAACATTTCACCTGATGAAGTTCGATTAATCAATGGATCTGGACTCGGAATGGAGAATCAGGTTTCACCTCATGCGGCTTGTGCAATGTTTGCGGCAATCGATCGCATCATGCACCCGTTGAATCTATCGATCGCGGATTTCTTTCCTGCATCTAGCATTGATCGTGAGGGAACATTAGAAGATCGATCGATGCCAGCACGATCAGTGGTTAAAACTGGAACGCTCAATCAAGTGAGTGCTTTAGCGGGTGTATTGCCAACGCGCGATCGTGGTTTAGTTTGTTTTGCAATTATCAACCGTGGAACAGACATTCTAGAGTTGCGACATCAGCAAGATGTATTACTTCAAGCGTTGCAGAAAGAATGGGGAGCTGATGTTGATGCAAGTGTAGTTCAGCCAAGTGAATGGTTAAAGCAAACACGATTCACTCCCGAACAACGCCTCGAAATCATTGCGAATCGCGGATAA
- a CDS encoding tetratricopeptide repeat protein gives MSLDQIAAAFDRKDYKSAARLLKAFLQTSPDHPWGQLYKARLYEVSNNFEGAIALYQQLLKTVTHPKIMSQARQGLQRIASQIETQRQQAIEQAKSAPENTEPGLLVLEAIAPESRTQAAKDFARILNLDVYTARLQLPNRGWKMYRLGAIGELDFYTQQLRAANIPAFCAPEASLKQIAVFEVAYFLDYAPQAIVVCQNDQGQLGSLTFDWSEVSQRVEGQLPIFERVIDSSMREGVQRQRKEKTQDYVQICDLHLPARRCILRLCDWRYRFEQGIEFGAMGDATIELDQAINRLHWNSLLNFLTEQTSEKSIWSDFTSFGETAIEFPLLLDRLPAQIHSYGQDESLWGAAFQLYSNLAFIRDSQ, from the coding sequence ATGTCACTGGATCAAATTGCAGCAGCGTTCGATCGCAAAGATTACAAAAGCGCGGCTCGATTGCTGAAAGCGTTTCTCCAAACTTCTCCCGATCATCCCTGGGGACAACTGTACAAAGCGCGATTGTACGAAGTGTCGAACAATTTCGAGGGTGCGATCGCCCTGTATCAGCAGCTTTTGAAAACGGTGACTCACCCGAAGATCATGTCTCAAGCAAGACAAGGACTCCAGCGGATCGCCAGCCAGATTGAGACTCAACGACAACAGGCGATCGAACAAGCCAAATCTGCACCCGAAAACACTGAACCCGGTTTATTGGTTCTCGAAGCGATCGCGCCAGAATCCCGCACTCAAGCCGCTAAAGACTTTGCGCGGATTTTGAACCTTGATGTCTATACGGCTCGCCTACAGTTGCCCAATCGCGGCTGGAAAATGTATCGATTAGGCGCGATCGGAGAGCTAGATTTTTATACTCAACAACTCAGAGCCGCAAACATTCCTGCGTTCTGTGCACCTGAAGCGAGTTTGAAACAGATCGCAGTGTTTGAAGTCGCGTATTTTCTCGATTATGCACCGCAAGCGATCGTCGTCTGTCAGAATGACCAAGGGCAACTCGGATCATTAACGTTTGATTGGTCAGAAGTGAGTCAGCGCGTCGAGGGACAGTTACCAATTTTTGAGCGAGTAATTGATAGCTCAATGCGTGAAGGAGTGCAGCGGCAGCGCAAAGAGAAAACCCAAGATTATGTACAGATTTGTGATCTGCATTTACCAGCAAGACGCTGTATTCTGCGGCTGTGTGACTGGCGCTATCGATTTGAGCAGGGCATTGAGTTCGGGGCGATGGGTGATGCAACGATCGAGCTTGATCAGGCGATTAATCGATTGCACTGGAATAGCTTGCTTAATTTTCTCACCGAGCAAACCTCTGAAAAATCGATTTGGTCGGATTTCACGTCGTTTGGAGAAACTGCGATCGAGTTTCCGTTATTGCTAGATCGTTTACCTGCACAAATCCATTCTTATGGACAGGATGAAAGCTTATGGGGTGCAGCCTTTCAACTGTATAGCAATCTTGCTTTTATCCGCGATTCGCAATGA
- a CDS encoding 16S rRNA (uracil(1498)-N(3))-methyltransferase produces the protein MSQLQRLVIDESQIQNAIVSLSPEQQHYLQRVLRLKNGDRFIALDGKGQTWIAKLESDQATLIESLQASSELTVSITLMLALPKTGFDDVVRQVTELGVSCIAPVVSDRTLLNPSGNKLDRWRRITQEAAEQSERQIVPTILEPMPFKLALEQLQADSRYICAERSSSQHLINCRFENSVIVAIGCEGGWTTQEIESAIAQNYQPVTLGKRILRAVTAPIAAAALIAGMVESPAESET, from the coding sequence ATGTCGCAACTACAACGATTAGTCATTGATGAATCACAGATACAAAACGCGATCGTCTCTTTATCCCCAGAGCAACAGCACTATCTTCAGCGCGTTTTAAGATTGAAAAATGGCGATCGCTTCATTGCACTCGACGGCAAAGGACAAACCTGGATTGCCAAGCTTGAATCAGATCAAGCAACACTAATCGAATCGCTGCAAGCATCATCAGAACTAACAGTATCAATCACATTAATGTTAGCGCTACCAAAAACGGGATTTGATGATGTAGTGCGACAAGTGACAGAATTAGGAGTGAGTTGTATTGCGCCTGTGGTGAGCGATCGTACTCTACTGAATCCGAGTGGAAATAAGCTCGATCGCTGGCGACGAATTACCCAAGAAGCCGCAGAACAATCGGAGCGCCAGATTGTGCCAACGATTTTAGAACCAATGCCATTCAAATTAGCGCTAGAACAATTGCAAGCGGATTCACGCTATATCTGTGCAGAGCGGAGTTCATCGCAGCATTTGATTAACTGTAGATTTGAAAATTCCGTGATTGTTGCGATCGGCTGTGAAGGCGGTTGGACAACCCAGGAAATTGAAAGCGCGATCGCTCAGAACTATCAGCCTGTGACATTAGGCAAGCGAATTTTAAGGGCTGTTACCGCTCCGATCGCAGCTGCCGCATTAATCGCAGGCATGGTAGAAAGCCCCGCAGAAAGTGAAACCTAA
- a CDS encoding DUF3368 domain-containing protein — protein MTIVCNTSPITNLAAITQLELLHSIFGEIVIPQAVYDELTNVGYPVPGTVEVQTVSWVKVMRVQNRAQVASFQQRVDAGEAEAIVLALELSAKRLLIDEAIGRSIAEEAGLKVTGILSVLLIAKQQDLISLVQPLIDSLIERAGFRVSSGLYQAILSAAQE, from the coding sequence GTGACGATCGTCTGCAACACTTCTCCGATTACGAATCTTGCAGCGATTACCCAACTTGAGCTTCTACACTCGATTTTTGGTGAGATCGTAATTCCTCAAGCCGTTTACGACGAACTAACAAACGTGGGCTATCCTGTACCCGGAACGGTAGAAGTTCAGACGGTGAGTTGGGTCAAAGTGATGAGGGTTCAAAATCGCGCTCAAGTTGCAAGTTTTCAGCAACGGGTTGATGCAGGTGAAGCCGAAGCAATTGTTCTAGCGTTGGAGCTTTCTGCTAAGCGATTATTAATTGATGAAGCAATTGGACGATCGATTGCGGAAGAAGCAGGGCTAAAAGTAACAGGAATTCTGAGCGTACTACTCATTGCCAAGCAACAAGACTTAATTTCGCTGGTTCAACCTCTAATCGATTCATTAATCGAGCGAGCGGGATTCCGAGTTAGCTCTGGCTTGTATCAAGCAATTCTCTCTGCGGCTCAGGAGTAG
- a CDS encoding UPF0175 family protein, with the protein MSVIISDEILQAAQISESELKREIAILLFQQKKLDLRKARELAGLPLIEFQRELAHRGIAIYEDVTSFQTEVENLKAWGDL; encoded by the coding sequence ATGAGCGTTATCATTTCTGATGAAATTCTTCAAGCTGCACAAATTTCTGAGTCAGAGTTGAAGCGTGAAATTGCAATTTTGCTCTTTCAACAGAAGAAGCTAGATCTGAGGAAAGCACGAGAATTGGCAGGACTTCCACTAATTGAGTTTCAGCGAGAATTGGCGCATCGAGGCATCGCAATTTATGAAGATGTAACCAGCTTTCAGACAGAAGTAGAGAATTTGAAAGCTTGGGGTGATTTGTGA
- the sir gene encoding sulfite reductase, ferredoxin dependent translates to MVISSTPIVRKPSKVEGIKERSNFLREPVASELKLDTKAFSEDGIQLIKFHGSYQQDNRDNRVKGQEKDYSMMLRTRSPGGFVPPELYLTIDRLSDEYGNHTIRVTTRQAFQLHGVLKKNLKATISAIVNSMGSTLSACGDVNRNVMAPPAPFRNRPEYEYAWKYANNIADLLTPQSGAYYEVWLDGEKAITGEEDPEVVEARKRNINGSNIEDSPEPIYGTHYLPRKFKIGVTVPGDNSIDLFSQDISLVVLTNEQGELEGFNVYAGGGLGRTHGKEETFPRLADPIGYVDKADVYDVVKAIVATQRDYGDRSDRRHSRMKYLVEEWGVEKFRAKVEEYFGKAIQPFRSLPEFEFKNYLGWNEQGDGKLFYGISVLNGRIKDDSGFRLKTALRKIVSKFNLPMLLTPSQNVLLYDIQPGDRQRINRILREHGIERPEKVDPLVRDSMACPALPTCGLATAESERVSLPVLTRIRLLLDQVGLPNESFIVRMTGCPNGCARPYLAELAFVGNGPNTYQVWMGAAPNQTRLAKVFIEKMNMDDLEAVFEPVFILFKKERKPGESFGDFCDRIGLDAIHQFAGV, encoded by the coding sequence ATGGTTATTTCTTCTACACCCATCGTCCGCAAACCCTCTAAAGTTGAAGGCATCAAAGAGCGCAGTAATTTCTTGCGTGAACCCGTTGCTTCAGAATTGAAACTCGACACAAAAGCATTCAGCGAAGACGGGATTCAACTGATCAAGTTTCACGGTTCCTATCAGCAAGATAATCGGGATAACCGCGTCAAAGGTCAGGAAAAAGACTACTCAATGATGCTGAGAACTCGATCGCCGGGAGGATTTGTACCGCCAGAGCTTTATTTGACGATCGATCGCTTATCAGATGAATACGGGAATCACACGATTCGGGTGACGACTCGTCAGGCGTTTCAGCTTCATGGCGTGTTGAAAAAGAATCTGAAGGCGACGATTAGCGCGATCGTGAACAGCATGGGATCAACGTTGAGTGCTTGCGGCGACGTGAATCGAAATGTCATGGCTCCGCCTGCTCCGTTTAGAAATCGCCCGGAATATGAATACGCTTGGAAGTACGCAAATAATATTGCAGATTTATTAACGCCCCAATCCGGAGCTTATTACGAAGTTTGGCTCGACGGTGAGAAAGCGATTACGGGCGAAGAAGATCCCGAAGTGGTGGAAGCTCGGAAACGGAATATCAATGGCTCAAACATTGAAGACTCTCCGGAGCCAATTTACGGAACACATTACCTACCCCGTAAGTTCAAGATTGGTGTGACGGTTCCGGGAGATAACTCGATCGATTTGTTCTCTCAAGATATTTCGTTAGTGGTCTTGACGAACGAACAAGGCGAACTTGAAGGATTTAACGTTTATGCAGGTGGCGGACTCGGACGCACCCACGGCAAGGAAGAAACCTTCCCGCGACTGGCAGATCCGATCGGTTACGTAGACAAAGCCGATGTGTATGACGTGGTGAAAGCGATCGTCGCCACCCAGCGCGATTATGGCGATCGCAGCGATCGCAGACATTCGCGGATGAAGTATCTGGTCGAAGAATGGGGCGTTGAGAAGTTCCGCGCCAAAGTTGAGGAATATTTTGGCAAAGCGATTCAGCCATTCCGATCGCTGCCTGAATTTGAATTCAAGAATTATTTGGGCTGGAATGAACAAGGTGACGGCAAGCTGTTCTACGGAATTTCGGTTCTGAATGGTCGGATCAAAGATGATAGCGGCTTCAGGCTGAAAACGGCGCTGCGGAAGATTGTCAGCAAATTTAATTTGCCGATGCTGCTCACACCGAGCCAAAATGTGTTGCTGTACGACATTCAGCCAGGAGATAGGCAGCGAATCAATCGGATTCTGCGCGAACATGGCATTGAGCGACCGGAGAAAGTTGATCCGTTAGTTCGAGATTCGATGGCGTGTCCGGCGTTACCCACTTGTGGACTGGCAACGGCAGAATCTGAGCGTGTCAGTTTACCTGTGTTGACTCGAATCCGGCTTTTGCTAGATCAAGTCGGCTTGCCGAATGAGTCGTTTATTGTGCGGATGACGGGTTGCCCGAATGGATGTGCGCGTCCATATTTAGCAGAATTGGCATTTGTTGGAAATGGCCCAAATACGTATCAGGTTTGGATGGGAGCGGCTCCGAATCAAACGCGACTCGCGAAAGTGTTCATCGAAAAGATGAACATGGATGATTTGGAAGCGGTGTTTGAACCTGTGTTCATTCTGTTCAAAAAAGAGCGGAAACCCGGTGAAAGCTTTGGGGATTTCTGCGATCGTATCGGATTAGATGCCATTCACCAATTCGCTGGAGTCTAA